The Emys orbicularis isolate rEmyOrb1 chromosome 14, rEmyOrb1.hap1, whole genome shotgun sequence genome includes a region encoding these proteins:
- the LOC135888719 gene encoding ferritin heavy chain A-like — translation MESQVRQNFHAECEAAVNLMVNLELYASYVYLSLSYYFDRDDVALKHMAQFLKEQSHEEQEHAEKFLKYQNKRGGRIVLQDIKRPERDEWGNSLEALQCALQLEKRVNQALLDMHKLATEKNDPHLCDFLESDYLEEQVKTIKQLGDHLTNLKRLGMPQNSMGEYLFDKLTLE, via the exons ATGGAGTCTCAAGTGCGCCAGAACTTCCATGCTGAGTGTGAGGCTGCTGTGAACCTCATGGTGAACCTGGAGTTGTATGCTAGCTATGTCTATCTGTCCCTG TCCTACTACTTTGACCGTGACGATGTGGCCCTGAAGCACATGGCCCAGTTCCTGAAGGAGCAGTCCCATGAGGAGCAGGAACATGCAGAGAAGTTCCTGAAATACCAGAACAAACGAGGGGGACGCATTGTCCTGCAGGACATCAAG AGGCCGGAGCGGGATGAGTGGGGGAACAGCCTGGAGGCCCTGCAGTGCGCCCTGCAGCTGGAGAAGAGGGTGAACCAGGCTCTGCTGGACATGCACAAGCTGGCTACTGAGAAGAACGACCCCCAT CTGTGTGACTTCCTGGAGTCTGACTACCTGGAGGAGCAGGTGAAGACCATTAAGCAGCTGGGAGACCACCTCACCAACCTGAAGCGGCTGGGAATGCCCCAGAACAGCATGGGAGAGTACCTGTTTGACAAGCTCACCCTGGAGTAG
- the LOC135889036 gene encoding ferritin heavy chain A-like produces the protein MESQVRQNFPAECEAGVTCMVNLELYASGVYLSMLSSHYFDRDDVALRHMLQVLKEQSQEEREHAEKFLTYQNKRGGRIVLQDIQKPEKDEWGISREALQLEKTLNQALATEKNDPHLCDFLESEYLEEQVKGIKQLGDHLTNLKCLGVPQNGMGEYLFDKLTLGESS, from the exons ATGGAGTCCCAGGTGCGCCAGAACTTCCCTGCTGAGTGTGAGGCTGGTGTGACCTGTATGGTGAACCTGGAGCTGTATGCCAGTGGTGTCTATTTGTCTATGCTGAGT TCCCACTACTTCGACCGTGATGATGTTGCCCTGAGGCACATGCTCCAGGTTCTGAAGGAGCAGTCCCAGGAGGAAAGGGAGCATGCAGAGAAGTTCCTGACATATCAGAACAAGCGAGGGGGGCGTATTGTCCTTCAGGACATCCAG AAGCCAGAGAAGGATGAGTGGGGAATCAGCCGGGAGGCCCTGCAGCTGGAGAAGACTCTGAACCAGGCCCTGGCTACTGAGAAGAATGATCCCCAT CTTTGTGACTTCCTGGAGTCTGAGTATCTGGAGGAGCAGGTGAAGGGCATCAAGCAGCTGGGAGACCACCTCACCAACCTGAAGTGCCTGGGAGTGCCCCAGAACGGCATGGGAGAGTACCTGTTTGACAAGCTCACCCTGGGGGAGAGCAGCTGA
- the LOC135889035 gene encoding ferritin heavy chain A-like, with product MSSSVMESQLCQNFHRECMAAINRMVNLELYASYVYLSMSYYFDRDDVALRHMAQFQREQSRKEREHAEKFLKYQNRRGGRIILQDIKKPERDEWGNSQEALQCALQLEKTLNQALLDLHKLATEQNDPHLCDFLKSDYLEEQVRAIKQLGDYLTNLKRLEVPQNGMGEYLFDMHTLRESC from the exons ATGAGTAGTAGTGTAATGGAGTCTCAGTTGTGTCAAAACTTTCATCGTGAATGCATGGCTGCTATCAATCGGATGGTGAACTTGGAACTGTATGCTAGCTATGTATATCTCTCTATG tcCTATTACTTTGACCGTGATGACGTGGCCCTGAGGCACATGGCCCAGTTCCAGAGGGAGCAGTCCCGCAAGGAAAGGGAACACGCAGAGAAGTTCCTGAAATACCAGAACAGACGAGGAGGACGTATTATCTTGCAGGACATAAAG AAGCCCGAGCGGGATGAGTGGGGGAACAGCCAGGAGGCCCTGCAATGCGCCCTGCAGCTGGAGAAGACTCTGAACCAGGCCCTGCTGGACCTGCACAAGCTGGCTACAGAGCAGAATGACCCCCAT CTATGTGACTTTCTGAAGTCTGACTACCTGGAGGAGCAGGTGAGGGCTATCAAGCAGCTGGGAGACTATCTCACCAACCTGAAGCGCCTAGAAGTGCCCCAGAACGGCATGGGAGAGTACCTGTTTGATATGCACACCCTGCGGGAGAGCTGCTGA